The following proteins come from a genomic window of Chryseobacterium glaciei:
- a CDS encoding LytR/AlgR family response regulator transcription factor encodes MIKTVIIEDEKPAARKIERMLSLFPELQVVASIESVEDGVKWFSENEHPQLIFSDIVLGDGLSFDIFEKVPTKGFIIYTTAFDQYTLKAFKLNSIDYLLKPILEEDLAGAIEKFKSFLPSGNSVTSQEIKQLIKKDKTTLSRVLVKIGYNLKIVQTSEISCFFSENKIVYLQTEDRTYPSDFTLDELEDVLDEKKFFRANRQFIISSDYIKNIHTSPNYKVELEFQPHEEITVSRDRVKDFKDWLVG; translated from the coding sequence ATGATCAAAACTGTCATTATCGAAGACGAAAAACCTGCAGCAAGAAAGATCGAAAGAATGTTGAGCCTGTTTCCGGAATTACAGGTTGTTGCAAGTATTGAATCTGTAGAAGACGGAGTGAAATGGTTCTCAGAAAATGAGCATCCGCAACTTATCTTTTCAGACATCGTTTTGGGTGACGGTTTGTCTTTTGATATTTTTGAAAAAGTTCCGACAAAAGGATTTATCATTTACACGACAGCATTTGATCAATATACATTGAAAGCTTTTAAACTGAATAGCATCGATTATCTTTTAAAACCGATTTTAGAGGAAGATCTTGCTGGAGCTATTGAAAAATTTAAATCATTTCTTCCTTCAGGAAATTCTGTTACTTCGCAGGAAATTAAGCAGTTAATTAAGAAAGATAAGACTACACTTTCAAGAGTTTTGGTGAAGATTGGATATAATTTGAAGATCGTTCAGACAAGTGAGATCAGTTGCTTTTTCAGTGAAAATAAGATCGTTTATCTGCAGACAGAAGACAGAACTTATCCATCAGATTTCACGTTGGATGAGCTGGAAGATGTCTTAGATGAAAAGAAATTTTTCCGCGCAAACAGGCAATTCATTATTAGCTCAGATTATATTAAAAATATTCACACCTCACCCAACTACAAAGTAGAATTGGAATTTCAACCTCACGAAGAAATTACGGTAAGCCGTGATCGCGTGAAAGATTTTAAAGATTGGTTAGTAGGTTAA
- a CDS encoding 2TM domain-containing protein, translating into MNYNQAEQRVKELKKFYKGIFWFVIITGFVFLDDIFEKGTFNFSLFDGSIILGIWGIILTVKAVKLFIFDSEWEKEVIEKEVRKSKSPINF; encoded by the coding sequence ATGAATTATAATCAAGCAGAACAAAGAGTAAAAGAACTAAAGAAATTCTATAAAGGTATATTTTGGTTTGTAATCATCACAGGATTCGTTTTCTTAGACGATATTTTTGAAAAAGGAACATTTAATTTCTCACTTTTCGACGGGTCAATTATTTTAGGAATTTGGGGAATTATTTTAACGGTAAAAGCGGTAAAACTATTTATATTTGATTCTGAATGGGAAAAAGAAGTCATAGAAAAGGAGGTGAGAAAATCAAAAAGTCCGATAAACTTTTAA
- a CDS encoding 2TM domain-containing protein, whose product METYPNKESLAYKKATKRVKELKGFYGNLTSYCLIIPFLLVLNLLTSPNHLWFYWPMLGWGMGLLAHGINVFGIGKDWEEKKIKELMDEERKNVKTL is encoded by the coding sequence ATGGAAACTTACCCAAACAAAGAAAGTTTAGCTTATAAAAAAGCAACAAAGAGAGTAAAAGAACTAAAAGGATTCTATGGGAATCTTACTTCTTATTGTTTGATAATTCCTTTTTTATTGGTTCTTAATCTTTTAACTTCCCCTAATCATTTATGGTTTTATTGGCCAATGTTAGGATGGGGAATGGGTCTTTTGGCACACGGAATCAACGTCTTTGGGATCGGAAAAGACTGGGAAGAAAAAAAGATCAAGGAATTGATGGATGAAGAAAGAAAAAACGTAAAAACATTATAA
- a CDS encoding methyltransferase family protein has product METLDIIFYISMVAWFISEYLYKNILKSGEKDQKNKDKSTLNLLWIAIPFSIVASVTVSYSMKFPIAQSMWIFYLGEIFILIGIILRFIIIKSLGKYFTVDVTIREDHKIKKEGFYKYLRHPSYAFSLLTSFGLGLYLNNWFSLILAFVPPLLAFSYRIKIEEQALIEQFGDEYIEYRKSTKKLIPFIY; this is encoded by the coding sequence ATGGAAACACTAGACATCATTTTTTACATTTCAATGGTTGCTTGGTTTATCAGTGAATATCTTTATAAGAATATACTGAAGTCAGGAGAAAAAGACCAGAAAAATAAAGATAAATCTACGTTGAATTTATTATGGATTGCCATTCCTTTTTCCATTGTGGCGTCTGTAACGGTTTCATACAGTATGAAATTCCCAATTGCTCAATCGATGTGGATCTTTTATCTTGGTGAAATTTTTATCCTTATCGGAATCATTTTAAGATTTATAATCATTAAATCTTTAGGGAAGTACTTTACTGTTGATGTTACGATTAGAGAAGATCATAAAATCAAAAAAGAGGGATTTTATAAATATCTAAGACATCCATCGTATGCTTTTTCTTTATTAACTTCTTTTGGCCTTGGCTTATATTTAAATAATTGGTTTTCATTGATTTTAGCATTTGTTCCTCCCTTATTAGCATTCAGCTACAGGATTAAAATTGAGGAACAGGCTTTGATAGAGCAATTTGGAGATGAGTATATCGAATACAGAAAATCTACAAAAAAACTAATTCCGTTTATTTACTAA
- a CDS encoding 2TM domain-containing protein, which yields MENIDQNDLRYKEAERRVKKIKNFYVFIFIYFAVNIFILFVNYRELEPGQTIWSLKYFSLPIFWGTGVVGYGMSVFLPGFVLGNNWEEKKIKELMNKEK from the coding sequence ATGGAAAATATAGATCAAAACGACCTTCGTTACAAAGAAGCGGAAAGAAGAGTGAAAAAAATAAAGAATTTTTATGTTTTCATTTTCATTTATTTTGCGGTGAATATTTTTATTTTATTTGTGAATTATAGGGAATTAGAACCCGGACAAACCATTTGGAGTCTAAAATATTTCTCTCTCCCAATATTCTGGGGAACCGGAGTTGTCGGCTACGGAATGAGTGTTTTTTTACCCGGATTTGTATTAGGAAACAATTGGGAGGAAAAGAAAATTAAAGAATTAATGAATAAAGAGAAGTAG
- a CDS encoding 2TM domain-containing protein — protein MKRKNLITLLWISLVTSMFFFIFFTDEKNVENFLLTVLISFMYSFILGAGNGLINDFLNKKFPWSEATTKRAAISIVSILIANIILVYFCNYVNFVLIQKAVNTAEYFSGRYNFINWFTINVALLISAFLHARGFMEELKKTSKKEVVEQKLIAKSANAQFESLKNQLDPHFLFNSLNVLSSLIDENPRQAQKFTASMSKIYRYVLEQKDKELVTVEDEIEFAKTYCDLLKTRFEDSVDFVFDVNKEDYRRYVVPLSLQLLLENCIKHNFATSSKPLIIKVFSENDTLCIENNLQVREQMKESAGIGLSNIVQRYSLLTKKNVFIEKSEDYFKVKLPILLAKPNETSIKVEDNDKAYERAKKRVKEIKSFYGNLISYCIIIPFLIIVNLITNPKHIWFYFPMLGWGIGIVAHGMSVFAIGKNWEEKKIREILEKQDKR, from the coding sequence ATGAAACGCAAAAATCTTATCACTTTACTTTGGATATCATTGGTTACCTCAATGTTCTTCTTTATCTTTTTTACAGATGAAAAAAACGTTGAAAATTTTTTACTGACCGTGTTGATATCTTTCATGTATTCATTCATTTTAGGTGCAGGAAATGGCTTGATTAATGATTTTCTTAATAAAAAATTCCCTTGGTCTGAGGCTACAACAAAAAGAGCAGCCATAAGCATTGTTTCGATTCTTATTGCGAATATTATTTTAGTCTATTTCTGCAATTATGTGAATTTTGTACTGATTCAAAAAGCAGTTAATACAGCAGAATATTTTTCAGGAAGATATAATTTCATCAATTGGTTTACGATCAATGTTGCCTTGCTAATTTCTGCTTTTCTCCATGCGAGAGGATTCATGGAAGAGCTCAAAAAAACGTCCAAAAAGGAAGTTGTAGAGCAAAAGTTGATTGCAAAATCTGCCAATGCACAATTTGAAAGCTTAAAAAACCAGCTAGATCCTCATTTTCTTTTTAATTCATTAAATGTTTTAAGTTCATTAATTGATGAAAATCCGAGACAGGCGCAGAAGTTTACTGCTTCAATGTCAAAGATTTACAGATACGTATTAGAACAGAAAGATAAAGAGTTGGTTACGGTGGAAGATGAAATAGAATTTGCAAAAACCTATTGTGATCTCTTAAAAACCAGATTTGAAGACAGCGTAGACTTTGTTTTTGATGTCAATAAAGAAGATTACAGAAGATATGTTGTTCCGCTTTCGCTGCAATTGTTGTTGGAAAACTGTATCAAACATAATTTTGCGACCTCTTCAAAACCATTAATTATTAAAGTTTTTTCTGAAAATGATACGCTTTGTATTGAAAACAATCTTCAGGTAAGAGAGCAAATGAAAGAGAGTGCAGGAATTGGGTTATCGAATATTGTTCAGCGTTATTCTCTGTTGACAAAAAAGAATGTTTTTATCGAAAAATCCGAAGATTATTTTAAAGTAAAACTTCCGATATTATTAGCTAAACCAAACGAAACGAGTATAAAAGTTGAAGATAATGACAAAGCTTACGAAAGAGCCAAGAAAAGGGTAAAAGAGATCAAAAGTTTTTACGGAAACCTTATTTCGTATTGCATTATTATTCCGTTTTTGATCATTGTAAACCTTATTACCAATCCAAAACACATTTGGTTTTATTTTCCAATGTTAGGCTGGGGAATTGGAATTGTTGCCCACGGAATGAGTGTTTTTGCGATCGGTAAAAATTGGGAAGAAAAAAAGATCAGAGAGATTTTAGAAAAACAGGATAAAAGATAA